The Deinococcus cellulosilyticus NBRC 106333 = KACC 11606 genome contains a region encoding:
- a CDS encoding ATP-binding protein, translating to MTLQLHLLGEARLVVQDRTVRLDRRTAAVLSYLALSGPTVKYRLAGLLWPDSEEHTARGNMRQLLRRLKTAAGFEVIEGQEVIHLHPQLQVDALTRQEAHEADSLPQSLLEHQDYDDLPEFQEWLDSQREQMQQKALDRLLESARQALEAGQPLEALQLASKVILLDPCHEEATAVQMQAHLQRNEVGAAEKCLQRLTENLAALGLEVSAELGHLLHSWPITSDQVESRHGGRPPLLRGREQEWAWLEQAWEQHRIFFVTGEAGLGKSRLVTDFVHSHTRAVILKGQPADQQVPYATVRRIVRQLLTAVPRLQEPGALPVWVRQELRRLVPELLTQEGADAPLAAWDKLRFFDAQVELMREAAKDVGVLVFDDAQHADPATTELAIYIFARAVQEAAALPRFIDIYRQMDLPVAAAEAIERLVVDGLASVLEVKPLAPTDVGLLFEDLCCVSLTGNALQEVHRLVQGSPLYLSELAKHLHSVGWKEGPLPRDLPWQGSVGEVIEQRLETLSPLALQVVRVSALLQGEVHLEWVACALRQPAWQLMEVWSDLEKTGFLTGEAFSHDLVREAVVRHTPAGVQRELHLCLAEALQGSGADALRVAQHFQKGEAPLQAAEAYLQAAHQAFERFGLRAALEQAGQAAQLLEASGALEAAYEAHAGLIQKVWRHDLSQVQPEEMERLQKRVQTAEQQERFDVLHASWLLYGQQQAVQAEQEARQALDREPAQPEIRAELLCVLLECALAQRRGRDIQERVQQVLEALVFQHSDALLALQAMTLSVAYGIMSDFETAAIWVERSAELFEKLQDDYRAMTAWSYYTTVLERQGKWAEADAVREKLHHKLRRGLEVGSLQYLNAVCWAVSLTHRRMYRQALTQLQACQGLLQAGRHNSSTLDRAFANFYFAVGDLRSSEACIRRALENPDPQDAARELPWVLKSWIHFELGETEQAAFALSEGEKALKAAPFTYTLGLWHLIHGLHVRDGRQQEHLEQALHMAQRYNHPELLTTVLSARAELAFSEGRWEEALADSTGAYQRFMTHPPREDPARLLLMHHQVTKALRQPQAEQVLDYALHWLEKTSEEVPEEHLGHFWNRPSHRTLLQKASARLLPDRA from the coding sequence ATGACCCTACAGTTGCACCTGCTGGGAGAAGCCCGACTGGTGGTGCAAGACCGCACAGTGCGTCTGGACCGCCGCACCGCCGCAGTGCTCTCTTACCTGGCCCTCAGTGGCCCCACCGTGAAGTACCGTCTGGCCGGGCTGTTGTGGCCCGACTCAGAAGAACACACGGCCCGGGGGAACATGCGGCAACTGCTGCGTCGCCTGAAGACCGCAGCCGGCTTCGAGGTGATCGAGGGTCAGGAGGTGATCCATCTCCATCCTCAACTTCAGGTCGATGCCCTGACCCGGCAGGAAGCCCACGAAGCAGATTCCCTTCCGCAATCCCTGCTTGAACACCAGGATTACGATGACCTCCCTGAATTTCAGGAGTGGCTGGACTCCCAGCGGGAACAGATGCAGCAGAAAGCACTGGACAGATTGCTGGAATCGGCCCGGCAGGCCCTGGAGGCTGGACAGCCTCTGGAGGCTTTGCAACTGGCCTCAAAGGTGATTTTGCTGGACCCCTGCCATGAAGAGGCCACGGCAGTGCAGATGCAGGCCCACCTGCAGCGCAACGAGGTGGGTGCAGCAGAGAAATGCCTGCAGCGCCTGACCGAGAACCTTGCGGCCCTCGGGCTGGAGGTGTCTGCAGAATTGGGGCACCTGCTTCATTCCTGGCCCATCACTTCAGATCAGGTGGAATCCCGACATGGGGGCCGTCCTCCCCTTCTCAGGGGGCGCGAGCAGGAGTGGGCGTGGCTGGAGCAGGCCTGGGAGCAGCACCGCATTTTCTTTGTGACGGGCGAGGCTGGCCTCGGCAAATCCCGACTGGTGACAGACTTCGTGCACAGCCACACCCGCGCGGTGATCCTCAAAGGCCAGCCTGCAGACCAGCAGGTGCCTTACGCCACGGTGCGCCGCATTGTGCGGCAGCTCTTGACCGCGGTGCCCCGTTTACAGGAACCGGGAGCGTTGCCGGTCTGGGTGCGACAGGAACTCAGGCGTCTGGTTCCAGAACTGCTGACCCAGGAGGGGGCAGATGCCCCTCTGGCAGCCTGGGACAAACTCCGTTTCTTTGATGCCCAGGTGGAACTGATGCGAGAGGCTGCAAAGGATGTGGGTGTGCTGGTCTTCGATGACGCCCAGCATGCGGACCCGGCGACCACTGAGCTGGCCATCTACATTTTCGCCCGCGCTGTGCAGGAAGCGGCGGCCCTGCCCAGATTCATCGACATCTACCGCCAGATGGACCTGCCTGTGGCGGCTGCAGAGGCCATCGAGCGTCTGGTGGTGGATGGCCTGGCCAGCGTGCTGGAGGTGAAGCCTCTGGCCCCCACAGATGTGGGGCTGCTCTTTGAAGACCTTTGTTGCGTGTCTCTCACTGGAAACGCCCTGCAGGAGGTGCACCGTCTGGTGCAGGGCAGCCCCCTGTACCTCTCAGAACTGGCAAAACATTTGCATTCTGTGGGCTGGAAAGAAGGGCCTTTGCCCAGAGACCTTCCCTGGCAGGGGAGTGTCGGGGAAGTCATTGAACAGCGACTTGAAACCCTATCCCCACTTGCCCTGCAGGTGGTTCGTGTTTCTGCTCTCCTGCAGGGCGAGGTGCATCTGGAGTGGGTGGCCTGTGCCCTCAGGCAACCTGCCTGGCAGCTGATGGAAGTCTGGAGCGATCTGGAAAAGACAGGGTTTCTGACAGGGGAGGCTTTCAGCCACGATCTGGTGCGGGAAGCCGTGGTGAGGCACACACCAGCAGGTGTGCAGCGGGAGTTGCACCTGTGTCTGGCCGAAGCCCTCCAGGGGTCTGGTGCTGATGCTTTACGGGTGGCCCAGCATTTTCAGAAAGGGGAGGCACCCCTTCAGGCAGCAGAAGCCTACCTGCAGGCAGCCCATCAGGCTTTTGAGCGCTTTGGTCTGCGTGCAGCGCTGGAGCAGGCAGGTCAGGCAGCCCAGTTGCTGGAAGCTTCTGGAGCGCTCGAAGCTGCCTATGAAGCCCATGCGGGGCTGATCCAGAAGGTCTGGCGTCATGATCTGTCCCAGGTCCAGCCTGAAGAGATGGAAAGGCTTCAGAAGCGGGTGCAGACCGCAGAGCAGCAGGAGCGGTTTGATGTCCTGCATGCCTCATGGTTGCTGTACGGGCAGCAACAGGCCGTTCAGGCAGAGCAGGAGGCCAGACAGGCACTGGACCGGGAGCCCGCTCAACCGGAGATCCGGGCAGAACTCTTGTGTGTGCTGCTGGAGTGTGCCCTGGCGCAGCGTCGGGGCAGAGACATCCAGGAGCGGGTGCAGCAGGTGCTTGAAGCCCTTGTGTTTCAGCACTCGGATGCCCTGCTGGCCCTGCAGGCCATGACCCTGTCGGTGGCTTACGGCATCATGAGCGATTTTGAGACGGCAGCCATCTGGGTGGAGCGCAGTGCAGAACTTTTTGAAAAGCTGCAGGACGACTACCGGGCCATGACGGCCTGGTCTTATTACACCACGGTGCTGGAACGCCAGGGCAAATGGGCCGAGGCCGATGCAGTGCGAGAAAAACTGCACCACAAACTCAGGCGTGGTCTGGAAGTGGGGAGTCTGCAGTACCTGAATGCAGTGTGCTGGGCGGTGAGCCTCACCCACCGCAGGATGTACCGACAGGCCCTGACACAACTGCAGGCATGCCAGGGCCTGCTGCAGGCTGGAAGGCACAACAGCAGCACACTGGACCGGGCATTTGCGAATTTCTACTTTGCAGTGGGTGACCTGAGGAGCAGTGAAGCCTGCATCCGGCGGGCACTGGAAAACCCAGATCCACAGGATGCCGCCAGAGAGCTTCCGTGGGTGCTGAAAAGCTGGATTCATTTTGAGCTTGGCGAAACAGAGCAGGCTGCCTTTGCTCTCTCAGAAGGGGAGAAAGCCCTCAAGGCAGCCCCATTCACCTACACCCTTGGGCTCTGGCACCTGATTCATGGCCTTCATGTGCGAGACGGCAGGCAACAGGAGCATCTGGAGCAGGCCCTCCACATGGCCCAGAGGTACAACCATCCTGAATTGCTGACCACCGTGCTCTCTGCCCGGGCAGAGTTGGCTTTTTCAGAGGGAAGGTGGGAGGAGGCCCTGGCGGATTCCACCGGGGCCTACCAGCGTTTCATGACCCATCCGCCCAGAGAAGACCCTGCCCGTCTGCTCCTCATGCACCATCAGGTCACGAAAGCCCTCAGGCAGCCCCAGGCAGAGCAGGTGCTGGATTATGCCCTGCACTGGCTGGAGAAAACCAGTGAGGAGGTGCCGGAAGAACACCTTGGGCACTTCTGGAACAGGCCTTCCCACCGGACCCTTCTGCAGAAGGCATCTGCTCGACTGCTGCCTGACCGGGCCTGA
- a CDS encoding BTAD domain-containing putative transcriptional regulator, which produces MLPFFAAPPHLHLLGEARLVVQDRTVRLDRRTAAVLSYLALSGPTVKYRLAGLLWPDSEEHTARGNMRQLLRRLKTAAGFEVIEGQEVIHLHPQLQVDALELREYTFQGKHDEVISLKGRLLGGASFDDLPEFQEWLTGHQALLDQSRLVALRCQSQQAEARGDWNHALQLATEALALEPLAEDLYRRIMRVQAQMGQPEKAREAYQTCARQLNLHLSLPPSEATTQLLRDIEEGKRVPVSPVASPAKPRRWKDPPCLVGRGDLLQHMEEAWKRDQAILLTGPAGIGKTSIAHTFLGAKGHFARAGGRPGDLGVPYSTLRRAWGEFLAAHPRLVLPAAVRREMARLFPHLGPPPPPLETPADLKRFLEAGVQLVWATRRVFSGQLYDDVHLVDDATFEVGVYMLHRLQAPEGDGLPPRLVLTARTEELSSDRWAKLQGKVEEGHLVHLDVPPLSPAELTDMLRTLKVDGLDRWAEELYRFSGGNPLFALETARHLHQTGSETLLFPGKLPLSGRLKTLMRHRLSSLKQDTLAVARMCAVLSGEARPDRLGTALDMPAEQLQKSLQELEEAQVLQGWTFTHGLLEEVMLEDTPAAVRKWLHRQAARALEQHQGDPLRIARLWQAGGKPQQAILPLRKAAEEARLLGATQRAEAHLNEAAQLEDGS; this is translated from the coding sequence ATGCTTCCCTTCTTTGCTGCTCCACCTCACCTGCACCTGCTGGGAGAAGCCCGACTGGTGGTGCAGGACCGCACAGTGCGCCTGGACCGCCGCACTGCCGCAGTGCTCTCTTACCTGGCCCTCAGTGGCCCCACCGTGAAGTACCGTCTGGCCGGGCTGTTGTGGCCCGACTCAGAAGAACACACGGCCCGGGGGAACATGCGGCAACTGCTGCGTCGCCTGAAGACCGCAGCCGGCTTCGAGGTGATCGAGGGTCAGGAGGTGATCCATCTCCATCCTCAACTTCAGGTCGATGCCCTTGAGCTCAGAGAATACACCTTTCAGGGCAAACACGACGAGGTGATCTCTTTGAAAGGACGCCTGCTGGGAGGGGCCTCGTTTGATGACCTGCCCGAATTTCAGGAGTGGCTGACCGGGCACCAGGCCCTGCTGGACCAGAGCCGTCTGGTGGCCCTGCGCTGCCAGTCCCAGCAGGCAGAAGCCCGGGGAGACTGGAACCACGCCTTGCAACTGGCCACCGAAGCCCTTGCCCTGGAACCCCTCGCCGAGGACCTGTACCGCCGGATCATGCGGGTCCAGGCCCAGATGGGACAGCCTGAGAAGGCCAGAGAAGCCTACCAGACCTGTGCCCGACAGTTGAACCTGCACCTGAGCCTGCCGCCGTCCGAAGCAACCACCCAGCTCCTCCGTGACATCGAAGAGGGAAAACGGGTCCCGGTCAGTCCGGTTGCCTCTCCAGCAAAGCCCAGACGCTGGAAAGATCCTCCCTGTCTGGTGGGACGTGGAGACCTGTTGCAGCACATGGAAGAAGCCTGGAAGAGAGATCAGGCCATTCTGCTGACTGGACCCGCAGGCATTGGAAAAACCAGCATCGCCCACACCTTTCTGGGAGCAAAAGGCCACTTTGCCAGGGCAGGAGGCCGCCCTGGAGACCTGGGGGTTCCCTACTCCACCCTCAGAAGGGCATGGGGAGAATTTCTGGCTGCCCACCCCCGACTGGTCCTGCCTGCCGCAGTCAGGCGAGAGATGGCCCGCCTGTTCCCGCACCTGGGGCCTCCACCTCCTCCACTGGAAACCCCTGCAGACCTCAAGCGCTTTCTGGAAGCCGGAGTGCAGCTGGTGTGGGCCACCCGTCGGGTCTTTTCCGGACAGCTTTACGACGATGTACATCTGGTGGACGATGCCACCTTCGAGGTGGGGGTGTACATGCTGCACCGCCTTCAGGCTCCTGAAGGCGACGGCCTGCCGCCCCGTCTGGTGCTGACTGCCCGGACAGAAGAACTCTCTTCGGACCGCTGGGCAAAGTTGCAAGGGAAGGTTGAGGAAGGGCATCTGGTGCATCTGGACGTGCCTCCCCTGTCTCCAGCAGAACTGACCGACATGCTGCGCACCTTGAAAGTCGATGGGCTGGACCGGTGGGCAGAAGAGCTGTACCGCTTCTCTGGAGGAAATCCCCTCTTTGCCCTGGAGACCGCCCGGCACCTGCACCAGACAGGCAGTGAAACCCTGCTCTTCCCAGGGAAACTTCCCCTCTCTGGACGCCTGAAAACCCTGATGCGCCACCGCCTGTCCAGCCTGAAGCAGGACACCCTGGCCGTTGCACGCATGTGTGCGGTCTTGAGTGGAGAGGCCCGCCCTGACCGCCTGGGGACCGCACTGGACATGCCTGCAGAGCAACTTCAGAAAAGCCTGCAGGAACTGGAAGAGGCACAGGTCCTGCAGGGCTGGACCTTCACCCATGGCCTGCTGGAAGAGGTGATGCTGGAAGACACCCCTGCAGCCGTGCGCAAGTGGCTTCATCGGCAGGCTGCACGGGCACTGGAACAACATCAGGGCGATCCCCTGCGCATTGCCCGGCTCTGGCAGGCTGGGGGCAAACCCCAGCAGGCCATCCTTCCCCTCAGAAAGGCGGCAGAGGAGGCCCGTCTGCTCGGCGCAACCCAGCGGGCAGAAGCCCACCTGAATGAAGCTGCACAACTGGAAGATGGAAGCTGA
- a CDS encoding S8 family peptidase, protein MPTDPEMDRFNLTRSVISAPLIRDLHERHRRKTANTGITKFPQGMKNLLTSRNSGGDQEPPRNEQVPPQQSDADLPHLEVIIELNLAYKDGVEKAAERLKELLVQAEPELAADTDGDHHLRISSQYVFARITENTLHLLVDREHDLPRQERIVQYIWPDFDVEPHLHRSVPTVKADAAHVAFCASGKGMVWAVLDSGIQGDHPHFKKHDNLNVTLPIQHMDFTGGGDPLQDPFGHGTHVAGIIAGELQNDQIDGGIKAFTRTRVDRMDPNTREIKTDIKYIPEPIERITGVAPECKLVSFRVLDQNGRGKTSNIIMALNKINEINAYGRSLIIHGVNLSVGYGFEAEWFACGQSPLCTEVNRLVKSGVVVVVAAGNTGYGTLQTDAMSAVKSPLQLSINDPGNAELAITVGATHRDQPHTYGVSYFSSKGPTGDGRMKPDLVAPGEKIQSCAAGTTAAAVNLKTGTPCHYVEDSGTSMAAPHVSGAVAAFLSIRKEFIGQPEKVKKIFMDSAIDLGRSRDFQGKGMVDLMRAIQSV, encoded by the coding sequence ATGCCCACAGACCCTGAAATGGACCGCTTCAACCTCACCCGCAGTGTGATCAGTGCCCCCCTGATCCGCGACCTGCACGAACGCCACCGCAGAAAAACCGCAAATACAGGCATCACCAAATTCCCCCAGGGCATGAAAAACCTGCTGACCTCACGGAACTCCGGTGGGGACCAGGAGCCCCCCCGAAACGAGCAGGTGCCTCCCCAGCAGTCTGATGCGGACCTGCCGCACCTGGAAGTCATCATTGAACTGAACCTCGCCTACAAAGACGGGGTGGAAAAAGCAGCAGAGCGCCTTAAAGAACTGCTGGTGCAGGCCGAACCTGAACTGGCCGCAGACACCGACGGCGACCACCACCTGCGCATCAGCAGCCAGTATGTCTTTGCCAGAATCACCGAGAACACCCTGCACCTGCTGGTGGACCGGGAGCATGACCTGCCCAGGCAGGAGCGCATTGTGCAGTACATCTGGCCGGATTTTGATGTGGAACCCCACCTGCACCGCTCCGTCCCCACCGTCAAGGCAGACGCAGCACACGTTGCATTTTGCGCTTCAGGAAAAGGCATGGTCTGGGCGGTGCTGGACTCAGGCATTCAGGGAGACCACCCCCACTTCAAGAAGCACGACAACCTGAACGTGACCCTGCCTATCCAGCACATGGATTTCACAGGTGGAGGAGACCCCTTGCAGGACCCCTTCGGCCACGGGACCCATGTTGCTGGAATCATCGCTGGAGAACTCCAGAACGACCAGATCGATGGGGGCATCAAAGCCTTCACCCGCACCCGCGTGGACCGCATGGACCCCAACACCCGTGAGATCAAAACCGACATCAAGTACATTCCTGAGCCCATTGAGCGCATCACAGGTGTGGCCCCGGAATGCAAACTGGTGAGTTTCCGGGTGCTGGACCAGAATGGGCGCGGGAAGACCAGCAACATCATCATGGCCCTGAACAAAATCAACGAGATCAATGCCTACGGGCGTTCCCTGATCATTCACGGGGTCAACCTCAGTGTCGGGTATGGATTCGAGGCGGAATGGTTCGCCTGTGGCCAGAGCCCCCTGTGCACCGAGGTGAACCGTCTGGTGAAAAGTGGCGTGGTGGTCGTGGTTGCAGCAGGAAACACCGGATACGGCACCCTGCAGACCGACGCCATGAGCGCCGTGAAATCCCCCCTGCAACTGAGCATCAATGATCCGGGGAACGCTGAACTCGCCATCACCGTGGGGGCCACCCACCGGGACCAGCCCCACACTTACGGGGTCTCTTACTTCTCCAGCAAAGGACCCACCGGGGATGGCCGCATGAAACCCGACCTGGTGGCCCCCGGCGAGAAAATCCAGTCCTGTGCTGCAGGAACCACCGCTGCCGCCGTCAACCTCAAAACAGGCACCCCCTGCCATTACGTGGAGGACAGCGGAACCAGCATGGCCGCCCCCCACGTCTCTGGTGCAGTGGCGGCCTTCCTGTCCATCCGCAAGGAATTCATCGGGCAGCCCGAAAAAGTCAAGAAGATTTTCATGGACTCCGCCATCGACCTCGGCCGTTCCCGCGATTTTCAGGGGAAGGGCATGGTGGACCTGATGCGGGCCATCCAGTCCGTCTGA
- a CDS encoding alpha/beta hydrolase, protein MNTTLADFPFFPIEFDLHAKQVNPAQQAALLAYLGTARSTDLFVISHGWNNDMSDASRLYQNFFTEVRKELQAARIDLTGRSFAVVGVFWPSKRFTDKDLIPGGAASFDNPQEVLDLMEQLESLRGLNDDPSLDADLDRMKSLAPRLTDESDARDEFTELARKHVPRVSVNTGDEEALPQLFDLSPSEIMDALSVPVVYTGPVNDDGGASGFLESDTSSTDGGAAGLSGFFGGGVVNAARNLLNLTTYYTMKNRAGEIGANALAPVLRTVHQQAPDTRIHLIGHSFGARLVTAAAQALVGNTPLNSMTLYQAAFSHYGFSGDFGKGKPGFFRNVVFPASIQGPLSITHTPNDLAVGIAYPIASMLAGQNASAFGDQNSQYGGLGRNGAQKSDAVIGTLQATSGKYAFEQGRIYNFEASAYIKEHSDICHPETAHLLLSAIAGK, encoded by the coding sequence ATGAACACCACCCTTGCCGATTTCCCCTTCTTCCCCATCGAATTTGACCTGCACGCAAAACAGGTGAATCCTGCTCAGCAGGCCGCTTTGCTTGCTTACCTGGGCACTGCGCGCTCCACCGACCTGTTTGTGATCTCCCATGGCTGGAACAACGACATGAGTGACGCCAGCAGGCTGTACCAGAACTTCTTCACCGAAGTGCGCAAGGAACTGCAGGCCGCACGGATCGACCTGACCGGCCGCAGCTTCGCTGTGGTGGGGGTGTTCTGGCCCAGCAAGCGCTTCACAGACAAAGACCTGATTCCCGGAGGGGCAGCCAGCTTCGACAACCCCCAGGAGGTCCTGGACCTGATGGAGCAGCTTGAGTCCCTGCGTGGCCTGAACGATGATCCCAGCCTGGATGCTGATCTGGACCGCATGAAATCCCTCGCTCCCCGCCTCACCGACGAGAGCGACGCCAGGGACGAATTCACCGAACTGGCCCGCAAGCATGTCCCACGGGTGTCCGTGAACACCGGAGATGAAGAAGCCCTGCCCCAGCTTTTCGACCTGAGCCCCTCTGAAATCATGGATGCGCTCTCGGTGCCTGTGGTTTACACAGGTCCAGTCAATGACGATGGGGGTGCTTCTGGATTTCTGGAGTCGGACACCTCTTCCACCGATGGTGGTGCTGCAGGCCTCTCCGGGTTCTTTGGTGGAGGGGTGGTCAATGCGGCCCGCAACCTGCTGAACCTCACCACCTACTACACCATGAAAAACCGCGCGGGTGAAATCGGAGCAAACGCCCTCGCTCCCGTGCTTAGAACCGTGCACCAGCAGGCCCCCGACACCCGCATCCACCTGATCGGTCACAGCTTCGGGGCCAGACTGGTCACCGCTGCTGCGCAGGCCCTGGTCGGAAACACCCCCCTGAACAGCATGACCCTGTATCAGGCCGCATTTTCCCACTATGGTTTCTCTGGAGATTTCGGGAAGGGCAAACCGGGCTTTTTCCGCAATGTGGTGTTCCCGGCCTCCATTCAGGGACCCCTGTCCATCACCCACACCCCAAATGACCTTGCCGTGGGGATTGCCTACCCCATCGCCTCGATGCTGGCCGGACAGAACGCCTCCGCGTTCGGAGACCAGAACAGCCAGTATGGCGGCCTGGGCCGCAACGGAGCCCAGAAATCCGATGCGGTGATCGGCACCCTGCAGGCCACTTCGGGCAAGTATGCCTTTGAGCAAGGCAGGATCTACAATTTTGAAGCCAGTGCCTACATCAAGGAACACTCTGACATCTGCCATCCTGAGACCGCCCACCTGCTGCTCTCGGCCATTGCTGGGAAATAA
- a CDS encoding WGxxGxxG family protein produces MKKLAQIFIVAALGLIPASALAQTTDDTPADTNIATQMDDRNEADFPWGLLGLLGLAGLAGRRRHDDRTVHTNTNRTH; encoded by the coding sequence ATGAAAAAACTTGCTCAGATTTTTATTGTTGCTGCCCTTGGCCTGATTCCCGCATCTGCCCTTGCCCAGACCACCGATGACACCCCTGCAGACACCAACATCGCCACCCAGATGGATGACCGCAACGAAGCCGATTTCCCCTGGGGTCTGCTGGGTCTGCTGGGCCTTGCAGGTCTGGCTGGCCGTCGCCGTCACGATGACCGCACGGTGCACACCAACACCAACCGCACCCACTGA
- a CDS encoding protein kinase domain-containing protein, with the protein MTVTCPHCHNTFPDDPFRCPICGWLLKQHLPVGTKLQQGKYTIGRVLGRGGFGITYLGANTFLGRTVAIKELFVEGITTRSSSSRVVPSQVEAFEQEKNRFTREAQLLTQFDHPNIVKVLDGFEENNTGYLVMEHLTGMTLAEKIANSGALKSDEVLTISLQVTEALEVVHQAGMLHRDIKPENIFITDSGRVVLIDFGTARHFEANKTSNHTRMVTPGYAPLEQYATSAKAGAYTDFYSLGATLYHALLGKAPPASIDRVTGAALEALPLPAGHPLQQVIGKSLSLQVQERPQNARELRQLLTRGVPAPRAAEPVSVPAPRKPAPSPPPPPALSPEEMYARGVRHQQGDGVLKDEKQAAHWYRQAADRGHASAQNDLGFLYMKGRGVVQSHAEAAKLFKAAAEQGHPIAQYNLAVLYEHGTGVTQSLVQAFDWYRKAARQDHLKAQSRLARMYEKGLGIPADPREALFWYEKAAEQGDLNAQYTLGQHSEKDENSNPARTLYWYQKAAQQGHREAQFWVAQSHAEGHGTPINLQQAAFWYRKAADQGHLDAQYRLGLMLEQGLGVSEDRKHALEQFQKAAQGGIVDAQFKVGLFFEEGWGTKSDPAQAALWYRRAADQGHQVAQNNLGVLFEAGHGVMQSLQQAIHWYRQAAQGGNAAAQYNLALLYEEGRGLVKDDGQAFFWFKKAAEQGEAEAQFSAGSMLEKGQGVNRDEIQAFEWYRKAADQNHPEALLQLGKMYEQGRGTPKNRAAAIECYQLAQDQGLEEAEERLKKLLKPRWKLF; encoded by the coding sequence ATGACTGTCACCTGTCCCCACTGCCACAACACCTTTCCTGATGATCCTTTTCGGTGCCCCATCTGCGGATGGCTGCTCAAACAGCACCTCCCAGTGGGCACCAAGCTGCAGCAGGGCAAATACACCATTGGGAGGGTGCTTGGACGGGGAGGATTTGGCATCACCTACCTGGGGGCCAACACCTTCCTGGGTCGCACAGTGGCCATCAAGGAACTGTTTGTGGAAGGCATCACCACCCGTTCCAGCAGCAGCAGGGTGGTGCCCAGTCAGGTGGAGGCCTTCGAGCAGGAGAAAAACCGCTTCACCCGCGAGGCGCAGCTCCTCACCCAGTTTGACCACCCGAACATCGTCAAGGTGCTCGATGGCTTTGAGGAGAACAACACCGGGTATCTGGTGATGGAACACCTCACCGGGATGACCCTGGCAGAGAAAATCGCGAATTCAGGGGCACTGAAATCCGATGAAGTGCTGACCATCAGCCTGCAGGTCACAGAAGCCCTTGAAGTGGTGCACCAGGCAGGAATGCTGCACCGGGACATCAAACCGGAGAACATTTTCATCACCGACTCCGGACGGGTGGTGCTGATCGATTTCGGAACGGCCCGCCATTTTGAGGCCAACAAGACCAGCAACCACACCCGCATGGTCACCCCCGGGTATGCCCCTCTGGAACAGTACGCCACTTCTGCAAAGGCAGGGGCCTATACAGATTTTTACTCTCTGGGAGCGACCCTTTACCATGCCCTGCTCGGGAAAGCCCCTCCGGCGTCCATTGACCGGGTGACCGGGGCTGCTCTGGAGGCCCTTCCCCTTCCAGCAGGACACCCATTGCAACAGGTGATCGGCAAATCCCTGTCCTTGCAGGTGCAGGAGAGACCCCAGAATGCCCGGGAACTCCGGCAACTGCTCACCCGGGGGGTCCCTGCTCCCCGTGCAGCAGAGCCAGTCTCTGTCCCTGCACCCAGAAAACCTGCTCCCTCCCCTCCTCCACCTCCTGCCCTCAGTCCAGAAGAAATGTATGCACGTGGGGTGCGTCATCAGCAGGGAGATGGGGTCTTAAAAGACGAAAAACAGGCGGCCCACTGGTACCGTCAGGCCGCAGACCGGGGGCACGCCTCTGCCCAGAACGATCTGGGCTTCCTGTACATGAAAGGCAGAGGGGTGGTCCAAAGCCACGCCGAGGCCGCAAAGCTCTTCAAAGCTGCAGCAGAGCAGGGGCACCCCATCGCCCAGTACAATCTGGCCGTGCTGTACGAACATGGAACCGGGGTCACGCAGAGTCTGGTGCAGGCTTTCGACTGGTACCGCAAGGCGGCAAGACAGGACCACCTGAAAGCCCAGTCCAGGCTGGCCCGCATGTACGAGAAAGGACTGGGCATCCCCGCAGATCCCAGAGAAGCCCTGTTCTGGTACGAGAAAGCTGCAGAGCAGGGAGACCTGAACGCACAGTACACCCTGGGGCAGCACAGTGAAAAAGACGAAAACAGCAACCCTGCCCGCACCCTGTACTGGTACCAGAAAGCCGCCCAGCAAGGACACCGCGAAGCCCAGTTCTGGGTGGCCCAGAGCCATGCCGAGGGGCACGGCACCCCCATCAACCTGCAGCAGGCCGCCTTCTGGTACCGCAAGGCCGCCGATCAGGGGCATCTGGACGCCCAGTACCGTCTGGGCCTGATGCTGGAGCAGGGTCTGGGGGTCAGTGAGGACCGCAAACACGCCCTGGAACAGTTCCAGAAGGCAGCCCAGGGGGGCATTGTCGATGCCCAGTTCAAGGTGGGACTGTTCTTTGAAGAAGGCTGGGGAACGAAATCTGATCCAGCCCAGGCGGCCCTGTGGTACAGAAGGGCCGCCGATCAGGGGCACCAGGTCGCCCAGAACAACCTCGGGGTGCTCTTCGAGGCCGGACACGGGGTGATGCAGAGCCTGCAGCAAGCCATCCACTGGTACCGTCAGGCCGCGCAGGGGGGGAACGCCGCAGCCCAGTACAACCTTGCCCTGCTCTACGAGGAAGGACGGGGTCTTGTCAAAGACGACGGGCAGGCATTCTTCTGGTTCAAAAAAGCTGCCGAGCAGGGGGAGGCAGAGGCGCAATTCAGTGCGGGCAGCATGCTCGAAAAAGGGCAAGGGGTCAACCGCGATGAGATCCAGGCTTTCGAGTGGTACCGCAAAGCCGCAGATCAGAACCATCCGGAAGCCCTGCTGCAACTGGGCAAAATGTACGAACAGGGCCGGGGAACCCCCAAAAACCGTGCTGCAGCCATCGAATGCTACCAGCTGGCCCAGGACCAGGGCCTTGAGGAAGCCGAAGAAAGGCTGAAAAAGCTGCTGAAACCCCGCTGGAAATTGTTTTGA